From Bacillus pumilus, one genomic window encodes:
- a CDS encoding helix-turn-helix transcriptional regulator, with amino-acid sequence MKPETRLQALSEFLKNQRSKITPQMVGLPVGTRRRTPGLRREEVAQLAGVSLTWYTWLEQGRDIKVSTSVLDAISRALQLNNDERRYLYALALEEGVKQPFINEKEKEISPALVKILQELRYCPTIISDRRSQIVGWNQAAANVFLDFEQITPAERNIIRLLFARKEFKSLAVNWEHFVRGYIAIFRTYYGQYVADDWYEQFIQEMEQAYPEFHKIWNENEISSAPEVLIEFRHAKVGKMLFNLTSLQVHGDTDLRCSVYTPVENTETELKLKRLIES; translated from the coding sequence ATGAAACCTGAAACAAGACTTCAAGCTTTATCAGAATTTCTAAAGAATCAACGTTCGAAAATTACTCCTCAAATGGTTGGTTTACCTGTAGGAACCCGCAGAAGAACACCAGGACTAAGAAGAGAGGAAGTGGCTCAACTAGCCGGTGTAAGTCTTACATGGTATACATGGTTAGAACAAGGTAGAGATATAAAAGTGTCTACTTCGGTATTAGATGCTATTTCTCGAGCATTACAATTAAATAACGATGAAAGGAGATATTTGTATGCTCTAGCGTTAGAGGAAGGAGTGAAACAACCCTTTATAAATGAGAAGGAGAAGGAAATCAGTCCGGCTTTAGTGAAAATTTTGCAGGAACTTCGTTATTGTCCAACAATTATATCAGATAGAAGAAGTCAGATTGTTGGGTGGAATCAAGCAGCAGCTAATGTATTTTTGGATTTTGAACAAATCACCCCAGCAGAAAGGAATATAATACGCTTACTATTCGCAAGAAAGGAATTTAAAAGTTTAGCAGTGAATTGGGAGCATTTTGTTAGAGGATATATCGCAATATTTAGAACGTATTATGGACAGTATGTGGCTGATGACTGGTATGAGCAATTTATACAAGAAATGGAACAGGCATATCCTGAGTTTCATAAAATTTGGAATGAAAATGAGATAAGCTCTGCTCCTGAAGTATTAATTGAGTTTCGTCATGCTAAGGTAGGTAAAATGTTGTTTAATCTTACTTCGTTACAAGTGCATGGAGATACTGATTTAAGATGCAGCGTCTATACTCCAGTTGAGAATACTGAAACTGAGCTTAAGTTAAAACGTTTAATTGAAAGCTAA